A stretch of the Methanobrevibacter woesei genome encodes the following:
- a CDS encoding shikimate kinase has protein sequence MKKVVRSPGSATIINAIATGFGSAFGIGLDIVCNAKTQSHSITCSNDVGADTSLMELCVSNVFDYYNINTDEFGLDIKTTSELPMASGLSSSSALSNAVTAICSKIISEEFNLEPLSDFDIINLAIESSLKAKVTITGAFDDATASYFGGVTVTDNGARKILIKEPMEELPVLVYMPNFISKSGSSDVNKMKLMAPLVETAFEIAKNKDYFKALNLNGLIYAAALGFDSSIAIEALNAGALASGLSGTGSSFVAICEEDKIDDIKEAWSLLDGRVIETFSDNEGCSFI, from the coding sequence TTGAAAAAAGTTGTACGTTCTCCAGGTTCTGCCACTATTATAAATGCAATAGCTACTGGTTTTGGTTCTGCATTTGGAATTGGATTGGATATTGTTTGTAATGCAAAGACACAATCTCATTCAATAACCTGTTCTAATGATGTAGGAGCAGATACTTCTTTAATGGAACTTTGTGTAAGCAATGTTTTTGATTATTATAATATTAATACTGATGAATTTGGTTTAGATATTAAAACTACTTCAGAACTTCCAATGGCTTCTGGTCTATCAAGTAGCAGTGCTCTTTCAAATGCTGTTACAGCTATTTGTTCAAAAATAATTTCTGAAGAATTTAATCTAGAACCTCTTAGTGATTTTGATATTATTAATTTAGCTATTGAATCTTCTCTTAAAGCAAAAGTTACTATTACTGGAGCTTTTGATGATGCAACTGCTTCTTATTTTGGAGGAGTTACAGTAACTGATAATGGTGCAAGGAAAATTCTGATTAAAGAGCCAATGGAAGAGTTACCTGTTTTAGTTTACATGCCTAATTTTATATCTAAATCTGGAAGTTCTGATGTTAATAAAATGAAATTAATGGCTCCTCTTGTTGAAACTGCTTTTGAAATAGCTAAAAATAAAGATTACTTTAAAGCACTTAATCTTAATGGATTAATTTATGCAGCGGCATTAGGTTTTGATTCTTCAATAGCTATTGAAGCTTTAAATGCTGGAGCTTTGGCATCAGGATTGTCTGGAACTGGATCATCATTTGTTGCAATATGTGAAGAAGATAAAATTGATGATATTAAGGAAGCATGGTCTTTATTGGATGGGCGTGTTATTGAAACCTTTAGTGATAATGAAGGTTGCAGCTTTATTTAG
- the dapA gene encoding 4-hydroxy-tetrahydrodipicolinate synthase, whose amino-acid sequence MNFEGTYVAMVTPFTKDEEIDEEGFRSNINFLIDNGVNGLLAAGTTGESATLSHDEHKKVIEILIDEVDGRVETLAGAGSNSTKEAIDLVKFSEDAGADAALVITPYYNKPQQHGLIDHYQVISDASDIPIIAYNVPSRTGVNLDVDTIVELAKIDNVDAIKEASGSIDKISEIYKALSLEGLEEDFNILSGEDGLTLPIMALGGTGVISASANVDPRRMVLMVDSMLNEDYQRAQELHYEMINLIKALFVESNPVPAKTAMRIMGLPSGPLRQPLAEMKEDNVEILKKALKDSNLI is encoded by the coding sequence ATGAATTTCGAAGGAACATATGTTGCAATGGTAACCCCATTCACAAAAGATGAAGAAATTGATGAAGAAGGATTTAGGTCAAATATTAACTTCTTAATTGATAATGGAGTTAATGGTTTGCTTGCTGCTGGAACTACTGGTGAATCAGCTACTTTATCTCACGATGAACATAAAAAGGTCATTGAAATATTAATTGATGAAGTTGATGGTCGTGTAGAAACATTAGCTGGAGCAGGCAGTAATTCCACTAAAGAAGCTATTGATTTAGTGAAATTCTCTGAAGATGCCGGTGCTGATGCAGCTTTAGTAATTACTCCCTATTACAATAAACCTCAGCAACATGGTTTGATAGATCATTATCAAGTTATTAGTGATGCCTCTGACATTCCAATAATTGCTTATAATGTTCCATCCCGTACGGGTGTTAATTTAGATGTGGATACAATTGTGGAATTAGCTAAAATTGATAATGTGGATGCTATTAAAGAAGCTAGTGGAAGTATTGATAAAATTTCTGAAATTTACAAAGCTCTTTCATTAGAAGGATTAGAAGAAGATTTTAACATTCTTTCTGGTGAAGATGGATTAACTTTACCTATTATGGCATTAGGAGGAACTGGTGTTATTAGTGCATCAGCTAATGTAGACCCAAGAAGAATGGTTTTAATGGTTGACAGCATGTTAAATGAGGATTACCAAAGAGCACAAGAGCTTCATTATGAAATGATTAATTTAATTAAAGCATTGTTTGTTGAAAGTAATCCTGTACCTGCTAAAACAGCAATGAGGATAATGGGACTTCCTTCTGGACCACTTAGACAACCATTAGCTGAAATGAAAGAAGATAATGTTGAAATTCTTAAAAAAGCTTTAAAAGATTCTAATTTAATTTAA
- a CDS encoding 30S ribosomal protein S17e, protein MGNIRTSFVKRLAKELVETHKGVFTNDFEENKKLVMEYSTVSTKHLRNKIAGYVTRLVRLEQTQE, encoded by the coding sequence ATGGGAAATATTAGAACTTCATTTGTTAAACGTTTAGCAAAAGAATTAGTAGAAACCCATAAAGGTGTTTTCACCAATGATTTTGAAGAAAATAAAAAATTAGTAATGGAATATTCTACTGTTAGTACTAAACATTTAAGAAATAAAATTGCAGGTTATGTAACCAGACTTGTAAGATTAGAACAAACTCAAGAATAA
- a CDS encoding chorismate mutase — MNEYTEYNFKNEDDARNLLEHSRQLIDDIDNELVDLISRRTSLAKDIVSAKVYLGMEIYDKNREKSIHDKVDKLAIEKNIDKDILNQIIDMLAILSKNEQRKILRRHDDGKY, encoded by the coding sequence ATGAATGAATATACAGAGTATAATTTTAAAAATGAAGATGATGCAAGAAATCTTCTTGAACATTCTAGACAGCTAATTGATGATATTGATAATGAATTAGTTGATTTAATATCTCGTAGAACTTCTCTTGCAAAAGATATAGTTTCTGCTAAAGTATATCTCGGTATGGAAATTTATGATAAAAATAGAGAAAAATCTATTCATGATAAAGTTGATAAATTAGCTATTGAGAAAAATATTGATAAAGATATTCTTAATCAAATTATAGACATGTTAGCTATTTTAAGTAAAAATGAACAAAGAAAAATTTTAAGGAGGCATGACGATGGGAAATATTAG
- a CDS encoding aspartate kinase — protein sequence MDLVVAKFGGTSVGNGERIRKAAQSVVNEYMKGNQVLVVVSAVNKTTDELIDLSDKAVGKGLTDKQKAEIMAMGELTSIRLFAATIESLGVKSEFIDPYNELWPIVTDSNPLEAKIDFSTTTKKAKGIKDLLNQGIIPVVCGFLGKGPSGEITTLGRGGSDVTAFLLGHCLNAKEVVIVTDVDGVMSTDPNKIEEAELLDKISVEEMRDLATHGAQVLHPHALKYKDPLINAKIINFKNGDLSSKGTKIVGPFEGDMMKIASLHDSPISVIAIVGEDMLNKPGILADLTACLAEDNINIFGISAGQNSITIFVNKNEADKAYHLLHNLVIECDILSSLSLGKDIAMITLVSPEFIDTPGIISNITEPLRKNNINIVEISSSQTAVVVFVEWKDGEKAHELVKEVLK from the coding sequence ATGGATTTAGTAGTAGCCAAATTTGGCGGAACTTCGGTAGGAAATGGAGAAAGAATTAGAAAAGCGGCGCAATCTGTTGTAAACGAATATATGAAAGGTAATCAAGTATTAGTTGTTGTTTCAGCTGTTAACAAGACAACTGATGAGTTAATTGATTTATCTGACAAGGCAGTTGGAAAAGGATTAACTGATAAGCAAAAGGCTGAAATAATGGCAATGGGTGAATTAACTAGTATTAGATTATTTGCTGCAACTATTGAATCTCTTGGAGTAAAATCTGAATTCATTGATCCTTATAATGAATTATGGCCTATTGTAACAGATAGTAATCCATTAGAGGCTAAAATTGATTTTTCAACTACAACTAAAAAAGCTAAAGGAATTAAAGATTTGCTTAATCAAGGAATAATTCCAGTTGTATGTGGATTTTTAGGAAAAGGGCCTAGTGGTGAAATTACCACTCTTGGAAGAGGAGGAAGTGATGTCACTGCATTCTTATTAGGGCATTGTTTAAATGCTAAGGAAGTAGTTATTGTTACTGATGTTGATGGAGTAATGTCTACAGATCCAAATAAGATAGAAGAAGCAGAATTACTGGATAAAATATCAGTTGAAGAAATGAGGGACTTAGCTACTCATGGTGCACAAGTTTTACATCCTCATGCATTAAAGTATAAAGATCCATTAATCAATGCTAAGATTATAAACTTTAAAAATGGTGACTTATCAAGTAAAGGAACTAAAATTGTTGGCCCTTTTGAAGGAGACATGATGAAAATTGCTTCATTACATGATAGTCCAATTTCAGTTATAGCTATTGTTGGAGAAGATATGCTTAATAAACCAGGCATTCTTGCAGATTTAACAGCTTGTCTTGCAGAAGATAATATTAATATATTTGGCATTTCAGCAGGTCAAAATTCAATAACTATCTTTGTAAATAAAAATGAAGCTGATAAAGCATATCACTTATTACATAATTTAGTAATTGAATGCGATATATTAAGTTCATTATCTTTAGGAAAGGATATAGCTATGATTACATTAGTAAGTCCAGAGTTTATTGACACTCCAGGCATCATATCTAATATAACTGAACCATTAAGGAAAAATAATATTAATATTGTTGAAATATCTTCCTCACAAACTGCAGTTGTTGTTTTTGTGGAATGGAAAGATGGTGAAAAAGCACATGAATTAGTAAAAGAGGTTTTAAAATGA
- a CDS encoding thioredoxin family protein, giving the protein MAIKVEVFSSDSCPHCPGAVKVAEEAKADLTDLDIELEVVNINTDENRKRAIDYQIMAVPTIVIDGQVEFIGAPSKEEFVAKLKSI; this is encoded by the coding sequence ATGGCAATTAAAGTAGAAGTATTTTCATCTGATTCATGTCCTCACTGTCCTGGGGCTGTTAAAGTTGCAGAAGAAGCAAAAGCTGATTTAACTGATTTAGATATTGAGTTAGAAGTTGTAAATATAAACACTGATGAGAACAGAAAAAGAGCAATTGATTATCAAATTATGGCTGTTCCTACAATTGTTATTGATGGTCAAGTTGAATTCATTGGTGCTCCTTCTAAAGAAGAATTTGTTGCAAAATTAAAATCTATTTAA
- the cbiD gene encoding cobalt-precorrin-5B (C(1))-methyltransferase CbiD, producing MSNQNFTGVTTGSIATACSLAALKAIISGKTFNSVMIDAPDTSLNIFIDKTDIVGENSAISYSHKCPYNDPDVTVNLTIQSEVQLLDKEGSDDVVITGGKGVGKITKPGLQIEPGQHAINPVPREMIKNNLFPLIPEGKMVKVKISVPEGEEIAKKTMNPKLGIVGGISILGTKGIARSMSSKAYKDSIVTQIDVAIASEIKNLVFVPGNIGEKLAIKKLDVSKEEIIQTGNYIGFMFEEAKKRGIDSFLFFGHIGKVIKVAGGIFNTKHAVADGRKEIMITHAALNGANLDVIKKLYESKTTEDMLDILDNANLKLKVCNSLADAISERCKLRFDLDIKVILVDMEGNYLNDNF from the coding sequence ATGTCAAATCAAAATTTCACAGGAGTTACTACAGGTTCTATAGCTACTGCCTGTTCTTTAGCTGCTTTAAAAGCTATTATCTCTGGTAAAACATTTAATTCAGTTATGATAGATGCGCCTGATACATCTTTGAATATCTTTATTGATAAAACAGATATTGTTGGTGAAAATTCAGCTATTTCTTATTCTCATAAATGCCCTTATAATGATCCTGATGTTACAGTTAATTTAACTATTCAGTCAGAAGTTCAATTGCTTGATAAAGAAGGGTCTGATGATGTTGTTATAACTGGTGGAAAAGGTGTTGGCAAAATTACAAAACCTGGTCTTCAAATTGAACCTGGACAGCATGCAATTAATCCAGTTCCTCGTGAAATGATAAAAAATAATCTTTTCCCACTTATTCCTGAAGGTAAAATGGTTAAAGTGAAAATAAGTGTCCCTGAAGGTGAAGAAATAGCTAAAAAAACCATGAATCCTAAATTAGGTATTGTTGGGGGAATTTCAATACTTGGAACCAAGGGCATTGCCCGTTCAATGTCTTCTAAAGCATATAAGGATTCAATTGTAACTCAAATTGATGTGGCTATTGCGTCTGAAATTAAAAATTTAGTTTTTGTACCTGGTAATATTGGTGAAAAATTAGCTATTAAAAAATTAGATGTTTCTAAAGAAGAAATTATTCAAACAGGCAATTATATTGGTTTCATGTTTGAAGAAGCTAAAAAGAGAGGAATTGATTCTTTTTTATTTTTTGGCCATATTGGAAAAGTCATTAAAGTTGCTGGTGGAATTTTCAATACAAAGCATGCAGTTGCAGATGGGCGTAAAGAAATAATGATTACTCATGCTGCATTAAATGGTGCTAATTTAGATGTTATTAAAAAATTATATGAGTCAAAAACAACTGAAGATATGCTGGATATTTTAGATAATGCAAATTTAAAACTTAAAGTATGTAACAGTTTAGCTGATGCGATTTCTGAAAGGTGTAAATTAAGATTTGATTTGGATATTAAAGTTATTCTTGTTGATATGGAAGGAAATTATTTAAATGATAATTTTTGA
- a CDS encoding glycosyltransferase — protein sequence MKIAMVGQFPPHVGGVGVHIHTLARELVKKGHEVYVVTYPHKNLADIDGIHVIGTKGIDIPGLRGLMFKRNAKKALKDLIKKVDIDIIHGHYLFPAGAAAVEVGKKYGITTYVTAHGSDMFELYKKQFFMRSPIKKILKNADHILAVSNALKDEIIATGVDGIENKIDLCWNSVDVNKFNENPDDSFRKELNLSDKPVVLFVGNIIKRKNVDLLIEAKKHSNNDYQLVIVGDGPLLNGLKEKVQKENISDVFFTGSRSDVEKIIPSCDVLVLPSFSESFGLVLIEALACGKPVIGSKVGGIQEIITPQVGLLINPHDDKTVVSAIDKILFSGEYDYYKAHARNRAMDFANINIPYKELK from the coding sequence ATGAAAATTGCAATGGTTGGTCAGTTTCCACCTCATGTTGGTGGTGTTGGAGTTCATATTCACACTTTAGCTCGTGAACTTGTTAAAAAAGGGCATGAAGTTTATGTAGTTACTTACCCTCATAAAAATTTAGCAGATATTGATGGAATTCATGTTATTGGGACAAAAGGAATTGATATTCCTGGTCTTAGGGGTTTAATGTTTAAAAGAAATGCTAAAAAAGCATTAAAAGACTTAATTAAAAAAGTGGACATTGATATTATTCATGGCCATTATCTCTTCCCTGCAGGAGCAGCTGCTGTAGAAGTTGGAAAAAAATATGGGATTACAACATATGTAACTGCTCATGGTTCAGATATGTTTGAATTGTATAAAAAACAGTTTTTTATGAGAAGTCCTATTAAAAAGATATTAAAAAATGCTGATCATATTCTTGCTGTAAGTAATGCATTGAAAGATGAAATAATCGCTACTGGTGTTGATGGAATTGAAAATAAAATAGATTTATGTTGGAATTCTGTTGATGTAAATAAATTTAATGAAAATCCAGACGATAGCTTTAGAAAAGAGTTAAACTTATCTGATAAACCAGTTGTCCTTTTCGTTGGAAATATAATTAAAAGAAAAAATGTTGATTTATTAATTGAAGCTAAAAAACATTCAAATAATGATTATCAGCTTGTTATTGTAGGGGATGGTCCTTTATTAAATGGTTTAAAAGAAAAAGTTCAAAAGGAAAATATTTCTGATGTCTTTTTCACTGGATCTAGAAGTGATGTTGAAAAGATTATTCCAAGCTGTGATGTTCTTGTGCTTCCTTCATTTTCAGAAAGTTTTGGTTTAGTTTTAATTGAGGCTTTGGCTTGTGGAAAACCAGTTATTGGAAGTAAAGTTGGTGGAATCCAAGAAATTATCACTCCTCAGGTGGGTCTTTTAATAAATCCTCATGATGATAAGACTGTGGTATCAGCTATTGATAAAATCTTGTTTTCAGGTGAATATGATTATTATAAAGCTCATGCAAGAAATAGGGCTATGGATTTTGCAAATATAAATATACCTTACAAAGAGTTAAAATAG